Proteins from a genomic interval of Kitasatospora herbaricolor:
- a CDS encoding glycosyltransferase family 4 protein translates to MDTSAARTSAAAPEPGQLHVVLVLSAGTGGIGAHVRSLAQGLVAHGVTVTVCAPAGADALFGFSRTGARFHLVDITPTAGARSDAAAIGELRRAFTGADVVHAHGLRAGLLSDLALRTAGRFPGLRPETPLVVTSHQAMLATGMERRLQRLMERRVARAADLVLGASSDLVARARELGATDARLGPVAAPPMPPGSLDRSAARAAVLGGGPDRPLVLAIGRLVPQKAFGQLLDAARELSGLDPRPLVLIAGEGAEGPALRERVAAERLPVELLGYRTDVPDLLAAADLVVVSSRWEARSLVVQEAMRAGVPVVSTAVGGIPELVGDAAVLVPAGDAPALGAAVRGLLADPDRRGLLAEAGRQQSGTWPDEAATVAQVLSTYDELVQRG, encoded by the coding sequence GTGGACACATCCGCTGCCCGGACCTCGGCGGCCGCCCCCGAACCGGGGCAGCTGCACGTGGTACTCGTCCTGTCCGCCGGTACCGGTGGCATCGGCGCGCACGTGCGCTCCCTGGCACAGGGCCTGGTCGCGCACGGAGTGACCGTGACCGTCTGCGCGCCCGCCGGGGCGGACGCGCTGTTCGGCTTCTCCCGGACCGGCGCCAGGTTCCACCTGGTCGACATCACGCCCACGGCCGGCGCCCGCAGCGACGCCGCCGCGATCGGCGAGCTGCGCCGCGCCTTCACCGGCGCCGACGTGGTGCACGCCCACGGCCTGCGGGCCGGGCTGCTCTCCGACCTGGCGCTGCGTACGGCGGGCCGGTTCCCGGGCCTGCGCCCGGAGACCCCGCTGGTGGTCACCTCGCACCAGGCGATGCTGGCCACCGGGATGGAGCGCCGGCTCCAGCGGCTGATGGAGCGCCGGGTGGCGAGGGCCGCCGACCTGGTGCTCGGCGCCTCCTCGGACCTGGTCGCCCGGGCCCGCGAGCTGGGCGCCACCGACGCCCGGCTCGGCCCGGTCGCGGCCCCGCCGATGCCGCCGGGCTCCCTGGACCGCTCCGCCGCCCGGGCCGCCGTGCTGGGCGGCGGCCCCGACCGCCCGCTGGTACTGGCGATCGGGCGTCTCGTCCCGCAGAAGGCCTTCGGGCAGCTGCTGGACGCCGCCCGGGAGCTGTCGGGTCTGGACCCCAGGCCGCTGGTGCTGATCGCGGGCGAGGGTGCGGAGGGCCCGGCACTGCGTGAGCGGGTGGCCGCCGAGCGCCTGCCGGTCGAGCTGCTCGGTTACCGCACGGACGTCCCCGACCTGCTGGCGGCCGCCGACCTGGTGGTGGTCAGCAGCCGCTGGGAGGCCCGCTCGCTGGTGGTCCAGGAGGCGATGCGGGCCGGTGTCCCGGTGGTCTCCACGGCCGTCGGAGGGATCCCCGAGCTGGTCGGCGACGCCGCCGTGCTGGTCCCGGCGGGGGACGCCCCCGCGCTGGGCGCCGCGGTGCGCGGTCTGCTGGCCGACCCGGACCGCCGGGGCCTGCTGGCCGAGGCCGGCCGCCAGCAGTCCGGCACCTGGCCGGACGAGGCCGCCACGGTGGCCCAGGTGCTCAGCACGTACGACGAACTGGTGCAGCGCGGCTGA
- a CDS encoding CTP synthase, producing MAQPHSGKALNGRAVTTKHLFVTGGVASSLGKGLTASSLGALLKARGLRVTMQKLDPYLNVDPGTMNPFQHGEVFVTDDGAETDLDVGHYERFLDTNLHGSANVTTGQVYSTVIAKERRGEYLGDTVQVIPHITNEIKSRIRRMATDDVDVVITEVGGTVGDIESLPFLEAVRQVRHEVGRDNVFFVHVSLLPYIGPSGELKTKPTQHSVAALRNIGIQPDAIVLRADREVPQAIKRKISLMCDVDEEAVVAAIDAKSIYDIPKVLHGEGLDAYVVRRLDLPFRDVDWTTWDDLLRRVHEPQHIVKVALVGKYIDLPDAYLSVTEALRAGGFANNARVEIKWVTSDNCATPEGAQEQLGDVDAICIPGGFGDRGVDGKVGAITFARENKVPLLGLCLGLQCVVIEAARNLAGLPEANSTEFDAAAKYPVISTMAEQLAIVDGKGDLGGTMRLGLYPAKLAEGSIVREVYGGEQYVDERHRHRYEVNNAYRADLEKTGLQFSGLSPKGDLVEYVEYPREVHPYLVATQAHPELKSRPTRPHPLFAGLVAAAIKIKTGGE from the coding sequence TTGGCACAGCCCCATTCCGGCAAGGCATTGAACGGCCGCGCCGTGACGACCAAGCACCTCTTCGTCACCGGGGGTGTCGCCTCTTCGCTCGGCAAGGGCCTCACCGCCTCCAGCCTCGGAGCCCTGCTCAAGGCCCGCGGGCTGCGCGTGACGATGCAGAAGCTCGACCCGTACCTGAACGTCGACCCGGGCACGATGAACCCGTTCCAGCACGGTGAGGTGTTCGTCACCGACGACGGTGCGGAGACCGACCTGGACGTCGGCCACTACGAGCGCTTCCTCGACACCAACCTGCACGGCTCGGCGAACGTCACCACCGGCCAGGTCTACTCCACGGTCATCGCCAAGGAGCGCCGCGGCGAGTACCTGGGCGACACCGTCCAGGTCATCCCGCACATCACCAACGAGATCAAGTCCCGGATCCGCCGGATGGCGACCGACGACGTCGACGTGGTGATCACCGAGGTCGGCGGCACCGTCGGCGACATCGAGTCGCTGCCCTTCCTGGAGGCCGTCCGCCAGGTCCGCCACGAGGTCGGCCGGGACAACGTCTTCTTCGTGCACGTCTCCCTGCTGCCGTACATCGGCCCCTCGGGCGAGCTCAAGACCAAGCCGACCCAGCACTCGGTCGCGGCCCTGCGCAACATCGGCATCCAGCCGGACGCGATCGTGCTGCGCGCCGACCGTGAGGTCCCGCAGGCCATCAAGCGCAAGATCTCGCTGATGTGCGACGTGGACGAGGAGGCCGTGGTCGCGGCCATCGACGCCAAGTCGATCTACGACATCCCCAAGGTGCTGCACGGCGAGGGCCTGGACGCGTACGTGGTGCGCCGCCTGGACCTCCCGTTCCGCGACGTCGACTGGACCACCTGGGACGACCTGCTGCGCCGGGTCCACGAGCCCCAGCACATCGTCAAGGTGGCGCTGGTCGGCAAGTACATCGACCTGCCCGACGCCTACCTCTCGGTCACCGAGGCGCTGCGGGCCGGCGGGTTCGCCAACAACGCCCGGGTCGAGATCAAGTGGGTGACCTCCGACAACTGCGCCACCCCCGAGGGGGCGCAGGAGCAGCTGGGCGACGTGGACGCGATCTGCATCCCCGGTGGCTTCGGCGACCGCGGTGTGGACGGCAAGGTCGGCGCGATCACCTTCGCCCGTGAGAACAAGGTGCCGCTGCTGGGCCTCTGCCTGGGCCTGCAGTGCGTGGTCATCGAGGCGGCCCGCAACCTGGCCGGCCTGCCGGAGGCGAACTCGACGGAGTTCGACGCCGCCGCCAAGTACCCGGTGATCTCCACCATGGCCGAGCAGCTGGCCATCGTCGACGGCAAGGGCGACCTGGGCGGCACCATGCGCCTGGGCCTCTACCCGGCGAAGCTCGCCGAGGGCTCGATCGTCCGTGAGGTCTACGGCGGCGAGCAGTACGTGGACGAGCGCCACCGCCACCGCTACGAGGTCAACAACGCGTACCGCGCCGACCTGGAGAAGACCGGCCTGCAGTTCTCCGGCCTCTCCCCGAAGGGTGACCTGGTCGAGTACGTGGAGTACCCGCGCGAGGTGCACCCCTACCTGGTGGCCACCCAGGCCCACCCGG